TGGTTTCCCGGCCGCGGGGCTTGTGCCTGTCCTGCAGGGGGCGCCAGGCGGTGTTGTCAGAGGTGAGTAGAGGAACCCCTCTTTAGTTGTTCTGGTGGGGGTCCGTCCGTGATGCTGGATTGTACATGGAGGTGGTTCCCCCGTCATATAAACACACCACCAATCCCCTGATGTGCGGGGGCAGGGGGCTCTCGGCATATGGGGGGGATCTCATTAGACTGTGTGTAACGCCTCATGTTCTTTCTCGTCAGGTGTCTGCAGGTATAACGCACAAACCCAGCAATCGACAGGCGGCAGCGGTTCGGAGGTCAGAGGAGCGCAGAGCTGCTGCAGACCTATTTAGTGAGTTGTGGGGGAGGGAGTCACAATTATCTGATATCGGGGGTCCGCCTGGCTCAAGTATAGGGGTCCCAGATATCCTGTTTTAACCATCAGCAGATTAATGTATCAGAAACTACCAATATCTGAGTAAAGGGGTAAAAATCCGATCGCCTCCTGTCTCCAGCAGAATATCTGTGCGTTCCGGAGAAGAGGGGACACGACAACTTATCGGGGGCCGAAGTGCGAACCGGCCACAGACTGAAACCCGTGAGTGACGGCGGAAGAAACCGCAAACCTGATAATGACACATACACACCGGGCCTCGCCCACGCTGCTCCCTGATACACCGGGCGTCACCCACACTGCTCCCTGATACACCGGGCCTCGCCCACACTGCTCCCTGATACACCGGGCGTCACCCACACTGCTCCCTGATACACCGGGCGTCACCCACACCATCGCCTGATACACCGGGCCTCGCCCACACTGCTCCCTGATACACCGGGCGTCACCCACACCATCGCCTGATACACCGAGCCTCGCCCACACTGCTCCCTGATACACCGGGCGTCACCCACACTGCTCCCTGAAACACCGGGCGTCACCCACACCATCGCCTGATACACCGGGCCTCGCCCACACTGCTCCCTGATACACCGGGCGTCACCCACACCATCGCCTGATACACCGAGCCTCGCCCACACTGCTCCCTGATACACCGGGCGTCACCCACACTGCTCCCTGAAACACCGGGCGTCACCCACACCATCGCCTGATACACCGGGCCTCGCCCACACTGCTCCCTGATACACCGGGCGTCACCCACACCATCGCCTGATACACCGGGCCTCGCCCACACTGCTCCCTGATACACCGGGCCTCGCCCACACTGCTCCCTGATACACCGGGCGTCACCCACACTGCTGCCTGATACACCGGGCGTCACCCACACCATCGCCTGATACACCGGGCCTCGCCCACACTGCTCCCTGATACACCGGGCGTCACCCACACCATCGCCTGATACACCGGGCCTCACCCACACTGCTCCCTGATACACCGGGCCTCACCCACACTGCTCCCTGATACACCGGGCCTCGCCCACACTGCTCCCTGATACACCGGGCGTCACCCACACTGCTCCCTGATACACCGGGCGTCACCCACACCATCGCCTGATACACCGGGCCTCGCCCACACTGCTCCCTGATACACCGGGCGTCACCCACACCATCGCCTGATACACCGGGCGTCACCCACACTGCTCCCTGATACACCGGGCCTCGCCCACACTGCTCCCTGATACACCGGGCCTCACCGCGGAGAACATGGGGCCAACCGTCAGGATAGAAACTTGCTACTAATATACAAGTGATATTACTGAGAAGTGGAGACCCTGTAATTTTAGTGGGGGGGCTGAGTGAGACAAAAGTCTCCACTGCTCTGCTGCCCCATAACTGCagggtccagacctcctctggtatcagcacaAACTGCGCCCCGCCAGGAGCTTCGTGGCCGAGCaggtgcatgcagccgtacatcaccaagcacaatggcgAGCGTTTGATGGAGTGGTGTAAATCTGCCATCACTGGACTGTGGAGGAGAccggttctgtgcagtgacggatcgcacttctctgATGGagtagtctgggtttggtgatggggggggggggttcaatgttGAGGATTCGCCCGGGGCTGTAGGAAGTTTCCCCCATCATTGGTGTCTGTTCCTTCCTGGGTCCTGGCGGCTTCAGGAGCACAACAGTGTGGAGGCGGCCAACAAAGTGATGGCTTAGCCAGCCCCCTCCTCAGAGCTGATGACTAGACAGAGGGGTGGCTATTGGGACGAACGTCAGCAAGTAGTGACAGTCTTAGGCTGACCCTCTCCTGGGCCCCGCAGGGTCTGCTGTCCTCTCCTGGGCCCCGCAGGGTCTGCTGTCCTCTCCTGGGCCCCGCAGGGTCTGCTGTCCTCTCCTCTCCTGGGCCCCGCAGGGTCTGCTGTCCTCTCCTCTCCTGGGCCCCGCAGGGTCTGCTGTCCTCTCCTCTCCTGGGCCCCGCAGGGTCTGCTGTCCTCTCCTCTCCTGGGCCCCGCAGGGTCTGCTGTCCTCTCCTCTCCTGGGCCCCGCAGGGTCTGCTGTCCTCTCCTCTCCTGGGCCCCGCAGGGTCTGCTGTCCTCTCCTCTCCTGGGCCCCGCAGGGTCTGCTGTCCTCTCCTCTCCTGGGCCCTCCTCAGAGCTGATGTATAATGTGTCTTTGGGGGTGGCTCGCCTATTGGGACGAGCGTCGTCCTCCTTCACACTCAGAGCACCGCTCGGGTCACATGCTGACGTGGGCACAGGGGCAAAGAGTGAAGTTCTGTGGCTGACCCTCACTCTCTCCCCGCAGGGTCTCCCCTCCTCAGCCCCGCACGGCGTCCTCTCCTCGGCTCAGCAGCTGAAGAATTCTCTGAAGAAGGATTTGGAGACTCATCAGCTTTATCTCAGTGCCATAGAGACCCGGCTGAGCGGCCTGGAGCGCCGGGCACAGGACGTCACCAAGCGCCTGGAGCGAGCCAGTAAGTGAGGGTACtaccccccatcatcctccttcacCTGATGcactactcccccatcatcctcTTTCATCTGATGCACTACTcaccccccatcatcctccttcatCTGATGCACTactcacccccatcatcctccttcatCTGATGCACTactcacccccatcatcctccttcatCTGATGCACTactcacccccatcatcctccttcatCTGATGCACTactcacccccatcatcctccttcatCTGATGCACTACTCCCCCCATCATCCTCCCTGTGCTGCAGATCTGGAGCTGGAAGCCATTAAACAAGGCAGCGTCGCCCTGAAGACCCTCGTGGACGAGCCGACCTCTTCTCCGGTGATAGAACTTGTGGACGGTCTGTGGGAGGGTTTACTGCGGTGCGGAGTGACGGGGCAGAGCGCGTGGCCGGTATGTACAGTGCAGAACCTGAGGAAGGGAGTACACCCCCGGAGTCAATAGATTGCAGAAGCTTCTGGTCAAGGAATCATTGTCATGATATGTAAATGACAGCTCGGGGGGTGTACTTACTTACTGTGCATGGTCATGTCCACGGCTGCAGGCGTTGGTTGCACTTCTTATATTGGACTTTTCCTCCCTTCAGGGTTTGTGCAGAAGGAAAGACCCCGAGCGGCGCGGGGCCAGGGATCATCCAGCAGGTGGCGGCAGCGTGCACCCGAGGGAAGACGTGTGGCGCGGACTGTCCAGCTGTCAGCGGCACGTGGATGTGAGTGAGGGGCGCGGGGGACGCGATATCAGCCCCCAATATAAGGGGAGGTGCAGGGCAGAAAAGGGATCAGACAACTCCCAGTTTCATCATTcactaagatctctgcttgctgccgGTGAATTGAACACATGGAGGGTCTGCTGATCACAGCTGCAGCTCTGGTACAATGTGGTCTAGAAGcaattgtagcaaaccctcagctgtgagtcaGTGTTGGGCCTGTGCCGGTTCTCGGCCTGTAATCTGCTGCTGCTGCGGCCGACCCTTGTGCGCAGGCTAGTCCAGAGTGGgtctgctgggatttgtagttctcCAGTATCCGACTCACATCTTGCACTTTGTCTTCTCCTTTCCAGGTCCTCTTACAGCAGATAACGAGGCAAATTGACCAGATGGAAAGCGACATAAAGGTGACGTCCGCGCTGCGCCATAACGCCAGGTAGCGAGGCCGCGGAGCGCCCGTCAGTCATCTCACCGCGGCGCGCCCATCAGCCATCTTCATCTCACTGAAAAGCACTAGTCTCAGATTTCATAATTGTCATATTTAATAAACGTATTTATTAACTGCAGGAGCTGCGCTCGATCTGAGTTTCTCATGAACCGCAGAGATTGTCTTTCATCCGCCGTCACTGGCGGCCGCACAGCCTGAGAAATG
The Ranitomeya imitator isolate aRanImi1 chromosome 3, aRanImi1.pri, whole genome shotgun sequence genome window above contains:
- the LOC138672482 gene encoding uncharacterized protein isoform X2, whose translation is MMAQSLYERCSWFPSVLREKKSCRRGCCDLLRFCRTRSHILDFPPDSPCVHEAVKLLDELLADGGCARAVSCRCRDSLQDSFSLAAALSSAFLPRRHEEECRPRGASRCRLLRGLFFQMDLMRHWHKMTTVGPWIQDFLEVCAAGLVSRPRGLCLSCRGRQAVLSEVSAGITHKPSNRQAAAVRRSEERRAAADLFKYLCVPEKRGHDNLSGAEVRTGHRLKPGLPSSAPHGVLSSAQQLKNSLKKDLETHQLYLSAIETRLSGLERRAQDVTKRLERANLELEAIKQGSVALKTLVDEPTSSPVIELVDGLWEGLLRCGVTGQSAWPGLCRRKDPERRGARDHPAGGGSVHPREDVWRGLSSCQRHVDVLLQQITRQIDQMESDIKVTSALRHNAR
- the LOC138672482 gene encoding uncharacterized protein isoform X1, with product MMAQSLYERCSWFPSVLREKKSCRRGCCDLLRFCRTRSHILDFPPDSPCVHEAVKLLDELLADGGCARAVSCRCRDSLQDSFSLAAALSSAFLPRRHEEECRPRGASRCRLLRGLFFQMDLMRHWHKMTTVGPWIQDFLEVCAAGLVSRPRGLCLSCRGRQAVLSEVSAGITHKPSNRQAAAVRRSEERRAAADLFTEYLCVPEKRGHDNLSGAEVRTGHRLKPGLPSSAPHGVLSSAQQLKNSLKKDLETHQLYLSAIETRLSGLERRAQDVTKRLERANLELEAIKQGSVALKTLVDEPTSSPVIELVDGLWEGLLRCGVTGQSAWPGLCRRKDPERRGARDHPAGGGSVHPREDVWRGLSSCQRHVDVLLQQITRQIDQMESDIKVTSALRHNAR